The Puntigrus tetrazona isolate hp1 chromosome 3, ASM1883169v1, whole genome shotgun sequence genome contains a region encoding:
- the arhgap23a gene encoding rho GTPase-activating protein 23 isoform X3 has protein sequence MWSAGQVPLAMPAVCPRVGGKEWCFQDAVGVDCSSPEPRCIWVAVLHGDTPQINLSNLQNDTIESTNGINASRALPRPSQTCRAKGRRDGISSSSENPRPVVRSGADGLGVSWQGPRTLVLHKNSQGFGFTLRHFIVYPPESALHTSLKDEENGNGKGLHRGRLEPMDTIFVKNVREKGPAHQAGLCTGDRLVKVNGESVLGKTYSQVIALIQNSESVLELSIMPKDEDVLQLAYSHDAYLRGNNPYTGKAQNLPPPPPVLYPPRSKTQPPEGYPSSPAPASSHMGQNQLDNWSRWPGSSSGPSPPLDNRTVASNAVWAAEGRSCEPGGVGHSSPAHRTEEIQYGMTDKGQQATGQMRGRSYSSSSSSGGMLSPMHQAHLANHNIGHIGGRKESPPWASPSQSTSTPPSSRNERTQQALSNWYYSQVPGRERERERERSNSRSMHPRHRSFSQDRLGELGRARRSQQTGFPHSASQDTLLLLQQSSAAYADPYWNHGDWRGEQAYGQHPSAVAYGRKSSENLLASRYGHSGRSLETLDRAVGILSPQLERSTWVQQPPNRTESYLRRGGHCESHHQIQQHHHHHHHQHTPQHPNLTHAVHQHSSQTSQPQQAAPQARRLPSCQSLDEEPIGYRSYSPSFNRKTGRILQQAQSFRDPSYAGPHLWTPTPKTSPPEGHPSSTSSSPAPPTTSSATPLEGQDRTYRPTNHDRGAGEATGEAQTQEVVLRQKPPTGRRGANALRHPHYGIALDSSDPLLFTSDPTEPPAKAESAISHRRTNGNLPPLSIEDDSLASIPFIAGDPKSNRRSSYLLAITTERSKSCDEGLNAYREEGRVFSRIPKRVKSFFTEGSLDSLGAAEEARSKRHSTSELGSISYSDVKREGWLHFKQIHTEKGKKVGSAIWPWRRVFSMLRSHSLFLYKDKREAVLKAALGNGAEDEQPISIRGCLVDIAYSETKRKHALRLTTQDFCEYLLQAEDREDMLEWIRVIRENSKTDNEELGFSRQALINKKLNDYRKQSPTGSKPDSSPRVPRMTFLLSKQDNSAPPRSPKHEAKDESSPPKSPWGINIMKKAKKASPKAFGVRLEDCQPATNNKFIPQIVEICCGLVEDMGLEYTGIYRVPGNNAVVSSLQEQLNKGGDINIAEEKWQDLNVVSSLLKSFFRKLPEPLFTDDKYNDFIEANRMENASDRLKTMKKLIRDLPDHYFHTLKFLIGHLKTVADSSEKNKMEPRNLALVFGPTLVRTSEDNMTDMVTHMPDRYKIVETLIQHHAWFFSEEHEKDEKTPVDTEDVQPAPNIDHLLSNIGRTGLLGEASDSTNSDSAKSKGSWGAKRDFTAKDILTLSIMSAVTRKRRKRPNGRLLGSSTDDDSEHEPVKSCISEKDDLQEMGKVASFCAPRAEGEEDDEEEEEEEEDEEEEEECERQKAREQKEEVVPSISSTEEAAPAVLLSEEEEQRSEVKGRSWRGDDARSIVSGYSTLSTLGRSLASEGRGEDADDEHSELVSETDNESGFASRSLTQERPEKPSRNSHASPEPTAPRSFLYAHCKSQPASGSTLAPPPPSLTTSPEDSAARSSTPSTSSYSSTASQRHHNRHSFNSHRLIQCDTLARRRLKADKAKAPSVDLSELSSSSTTEGERLSGANQIPDSSSPPSPKTRSSSKGVNVRKEYTPTSAAGLGNKSCSLSTGQGSLADQVRARLMGSADDLRSVGLRKQLSPETRRKRRAWRRHTVVVSPTDCSDKKAPAPPPKPLASPSPIEKQDVGESHLVCSETEAPTARRAPPTSRFRDFL, from the exons ATGTGGTCAGCGGGTCAGGTGCCGTTGGCGATGCCTGCTGTGTGCCCGCGTGTAGGGGGTAAGGAGTGGTGTTTTCAGGATGCGGTAGGGGTGGACTGCAGCTCTCCAGAACCTCGCTGTATCTGGGTGGCGGTTTTACACGGGGATACACCACAAATAAACCTTTCCAACCTCCAAAATGACACTATTGAAAGCACAAATGGCATCAATGCCAGCAGAGCACTGCCGAGACCCTCACAGACCTGCAGG GCAAAGGGGCGGAGAGATGGGATCTCTTCATCCAGTGAGAATCCTCGGCCGGTGGTCAGGAGTGGGGCAGATGGGCTGGGTGTGTCCTGGCAGGGTCCACGCACACTGGTGCTCCATAAGAACTCTCAGGGCTTTGGCTTCACACTACGTCACTTCATCGTTTACCCGCCAGAGTCCGCCCTGCACACCAGTCTCAAG GATGAAGAGAATGGGAATGGAAAGG GGCTGCATCGGGGCCGTCTGGAGCCCATGGACACCATCTTCGTTAAGAATGTGAGGGAGAAAGGCCCCGCCCACCAGGCCGGCTTGTGTACAG GAGATAGGCTGGTTAAAGTGAATGGAGAGAGTGTGCTGGGCAAGACATACTCGCAGGTCATTGCACTGATTCAGAACAG TGAGAGTGTACTGGAGCTCTCCATCATGCCAAAGGATGAGGACGTGCTGCAACTG gcATATTCCCATGATGCCTACCTAAGAGGGAACAATCCATATACAGGAAAGGCCCAGAATCTTCCTCCACCACCACCTGTCCTCTACCCTCCACGTTCAAAAACCCAGCCTCCTGAGGGGTACCCCTCCAGCCCTGCTCCAGCTTCTTCCCACATGGGGCAAAACCAGCTGGACAACTGGAGCCGCTGGCCCGGCTCCTCGTCTGGTCCCTCGCCACCCCTTGACAACCGGACAGTAGCTTCCAATGCTGTCTGGGCAGCCGAGGGCAGGAGCTGTGAGCCAGGAGGTGTTGGACACAGTAGCCCTGCACACCGAACCGAGGAGATCCAGTATGGAATGACTGACAAGGGACAGCAGGCAACTGGACAAATGAGAGGACGCTCAtattcctcatcctcctcctcaggAGGGATGTTGAGTCCCATGCATCAAGCTCATCTCGCCAACCACAACATAGGGCACATTGGAGGCCGCAAGGAAAGCCCACCTTGGGCCAGCCCTTCTCAGTCAACATCAACACCCCCATCTAGTCGCAACGAACGGACCCAACAAGCCCTTTCCAACTGGTACTACAGCCAGGTACCAGGCCGGGAGCGGGAACGGGAACGGGAGAGATCAAATTCTCGCTCCATGCACCCACGCCACAGGAGTTTCTCACAGGACCGTCTAGGTGAGCTTGGAAGGGCCAGGCGTTCACAGCAAACAGGTTTTCCCCACAGTGCATCACAAGACACATTGCTGCTCCTTCAGCAAAGCTCGGCAGCATACGCTGATCCATACTGGAACCATGGAGACTGGCGAGGTGAGCAGGCATATGGACAGCATCCATCTGCAGTGGCCTATGGGCGCAAGTCCTCTGAAAACCTTCTCGCAAGCCGGTACGGACATTCGGGACGTTCACTAGAAACTCTCGACAGAGCCGTGGGGATACTCTCACCACAACTCGAAAGATCCACTTGGGTCCAGCAGCCTCCAAATCGGACTGAAAGCTATCTGAGACGTGGAGGACATTGTGAGTCACACCACCAAATCCAGcagcaccaccaccaccaccaccaccaacaCACACCTCAGCATCCAAACCTCACGCACGCTGTGCACCAACACTCGTCTCAGACTTCGCAACCACAGCAGGCAGCTCCACAGGCAAGACGTTTGCCTTCTTGCCAGAGTCTAGACGAGGAACCAATTGGCTATCGTAGCTACAGTCCCTCTTTCAACCGGAAGACCGGCCGCATCTTGCAGCAAGCCCAGTCTTTTAGAGACCCCTCTTACGCAGGTCCACACCTCTGGACCCCTACGCCCAAAACCAGTCCTCCAGAGGGCCACCCATCCTCAACCTCTTCTTCCCCAGCTCCGCCAACCACCTCCTCTGCAACTCCCCTTGAAGGACAAGACAGAACCTACCGACCGACTAATCACGACAGAGGGGCAGGGGAAGCAACAGGTGAAGCCCAGACACAGGAAGTGGTTCTGAGGCAGAAACCACCCACTGGCCGAAGGGGTGCGAATGCCCTGCGACATCCACATTATGGCATAGCGCTTGACTCCAGTGACCCTCTGCTCTTTACCTCTGATCCTACGGAGCCCCCTGCCAAAGCGGAGAGTGCTATTTCCCATCGGCGTACAAACGGTAACCTGCCACCCCTATCCATAGAGGATGATTCCCTCGCGTCAATTCCCTTCATAG CAGGTGATCCCAAGTCTAATCGTCGCTCTTCTTACCTGCTGGCCATCACCACTGAGCGCTCCAAGTCATGTGATGAGGGGCTTAATGCATATAGAGAAGAGGGGCGGGTCTTCTC GAGGATTCCAAAAAGAGTTAAGAGCTTCTTTACTGAAGGG TCTCTGGACAGTCTGGGTGCTGCAGAAGAGGCTCGCTCTAAACGACACTCTACCTCGGAGCTGGGCAGCATCAGCTACAGTGACGTGAAGAGAGAAGGTTGGCTCCACTTTAAACAGATCCACACGGAGAAGGGCAAG AAGGTGGGTAGTGCCATCTGGCCTTGGAGGCGGGTGTTCTCCATGCTTCGGTCCCATTCTCTGTTCCTCTACAAAGACAAGCGAGAGGCAGTGTTGAAGGCGGCGCTAGGAAACGGGGCTGAAGACgagcagccaatcagcatcCGGGGCTGCCTTGTGGACATTGCGTACAGCGAAACGAAGCGGAAACACGCTCTGAGGTTGACCACACAGGACTTCTGTGAATACCTGCTACAGGCGGAGGACAGAGAGGACATGCTGGAGTGGATCAGGGTCATCAGAGAAAATAGCAAGACCGACAACGAG GAATTGGGATTCTCACGGCAAGCTCTCATCAATAAAAAACTTAATGACTACAGGAAGCAAAG TCCAACGGGTAGTAAACCAGACTCCTCACCCAGAGTGCCTCGAATGACATTTCTGCTCAGTAAGCAAGACAACAGCGCACCTCCACGCTCCCCAAAACACGAGGCCAAAGACGAAAGCAGCCCCCCTAAATCTCCATGGGGCATAAATATAATGAAGAAGGCTAAAAAAGCAAGTCCTAAAGCGTTTGGTGTGCGTCTAGAGGACTGCCAGCCTGCTACAAACAACAAG TTCATTCCCCAGattgtggagatctgctgcggGTTGGTGGAGGACATGGGTCTGGAGTATACAGGGATCTACAGAGTGCCAGGAAACAATGCGGTAGTGTCCAGTCTGCAGGAGCAGCTCAACAAAGGAGGAGACATCAACATCGCTGAGGAG AAATGGCAAGACCTGAATGTGGTCAGTAGCCTGCTAAAGTCTTTCTTCCGTAAACTCCCAGAACCCCTCTTCACAGATG ACAAATACAATGACTTTATTGAGGCCAATCGGATGGAGAATGCCAGCGATAGGCTGAAGACAATGAAGAAACTG ATACGTGATTTGCCAGATCATTACTTCCACACTCTAAAATTTCTAATTGGACACCTAAAAACTGTGGCAGACAGCTCTGAAAAGaacaaa ATGGAGCCGCGTAATTTGGCGCTGGTGTTTGGCCCCACTCTTGTCCGGACCTCAGAGGATAACATGACAGACATGGTCACCCACATGCCTGACCGATACAAGATAGTGGAGACACTCATTCAGCAT CATGCCTGGTTTTTCAGTGAAGAACACGAAAAAGATGAAAAG ACACCAGTGGACACAGAAGATGTTCAGCCTGCCCCAAACATAGATCACCTCCTCTCTAATATTGGCCGGACGGGCCTGCTTGGGGAGGCATCAG ACTCAACCAACAGTGATTCAGCAAAATCTAAG GGGTCGTGGGGAGCCAAACGTGACTTTACTGCCAAGGATATCCTGACGTTATCGATTATGTCGGCTGTGACACGCAAACGGCGGAAGCGGCCTAATGGCCGTCTCCTCGGAAGCAGCACAGACGATGACTCCGAGCATGAACCCGTTAAATCCTGCATCTCCGAAAAAGACGACCTGCAAGAGATGGGGAAGGTCGCATCCTTCTGCGCCCCCAGAGCAGAGGgagaagaagatgatgaagaagaagaagaggaggaggaagacgaggaagaggaggaggagtgtGAGAGACAGAAGGCACGGGAGCAGAAGGAAGAAGTAGTTCCCAGCATTTCCTCCACAGAGGAAGCGGCCCCGGCGGTGCTGCTGAGCGAGGAGGAAGAGCAAAGGTCTGAAGTGAAAGGTCGCAGCTGGCGAGGAGATGATGCACGGTCTATTGTGTCAGGCTACTCGACTCTCTCCACTCTGGGGCGGAGCTTAGCATCAGAGGGGCGGGGTGAAGATGCAGACGACGAGCATAGCGAACTGGTGAGTGAAACCGATAACGAAAGCGGATTCGCTTCACGCTCCCTCACCCAGGAGAGGCCGGAGAAACCAAGCCGGAACTCGCACGCCTCACCCGAACCGACCGCCCCGCGCAGTTTCCTCTACGCGCACTGCAAATCGCAGCCAGCCTCAGGCTCCACCCTCGCTCCGCCTCCTCCTTCCCTCACAACCAGTCCCGAAGACAGCGCAGCCCGTTCATCTACTCCCTCCACCTCCTCTTACTCATCTACCGCCTCCCAGCGCCACCACAACCGCCACTCTTTTAACTCCCATCGCCTCATTCAGTGCGACACCCTTGCGCGGCGCCGGCTCAAAGCTGACAAAGCCAAAGCGCCCTCTGTGGACCTTTCCGAACTGTCCAGCTCCTCCACTACAGAGGGAGAACGGCTGTCGGGTGCGAATCAAATCCCTGATTCCTCTTCGCCCCCTTCCCCCAAAACCAGATCCTCTTCTAAAGGGGTTAACGTGCGCAAAGAGTACACGCCAACATCCGCAGCCGGTCTAGGAAATAAAAGCTGCTCGTTGTCCACCGGGCAGGGTTCCCTGGCGGATCAGGTCCGGGCTCGTCTAATGGGCTCAGCGGATGATCTCCGCAGTGTGGGCCTGAGGAAGCAGCTCTCCCCGGAGACGCGTCGAAAGAGACGGGCTTGGAGGAGGCACACCGTGGTGGTCTCCCCTACGGACTGTTCAGACAAAAAAGCTCCGGCGCCGCCCCCCAAACCGCTAGCTTCACCTTCCCCTATTGAAAAGCAGGACGTTGGAGAGTCCCACCTAGTGTGCTCAGAGACTGAAGCCCCTACTGCACGTCGGGCCCCGCCTACCTCGCGCTTTCGTGATTTCTTGTAG
- the arhgap23a gene encoding rho GTPase-activating protein 23 isoform X7, which translates to MGQNQLDNWSRWPGSSSGPSPPLDNRTVASNAVWAAEGRSCEPGGVGHSSPAHRTEEIQYGMTDKGQQATGQMRGRSYSSSSSSGGMLSPMHQAHLANHNIGHIGGRKESPPWASPSQSTSTPPSSRNERTQQALSNWYYSQVPGRERERERERSNSRSMHPRHRSFSQDRLGELGRARRSQQTGFPHSASQDTLLLLQQSSAAYADPYWNHGDWRGEQAYGQHPSAVAYGRKSSENLLASRYGHSGRSLETLDRAVGILSPQLERSTWVQQPPNRTESYLRRGGHCESHHQIQQHHHHHHHQHTPQHPNLTHAVHQHSSQTSQPQQAAPQARRLPSCQSLDEEPIGYRSYSPSFNRKTGRILQQAQSFRDPSYAGPHLWTPTPKTSPPEGHPSSTSSSPAPPTTSSATPLEGQDRTYRPTNHDRGAGEATGEAQTQEVVLRQKPPTGRRGANALRHPHYGIALDSSDPLLFTSDPTEPPAKAESAISHRRTNGNLPPLSIEDDSLASIPFIDEPTSPSADLRARHVPASSVVSSGGINSAPAVATSPASPTFTFPLNRLFSQDCTGDPKSNRRSSYLLAITTERSKSCDEGLNAYREEGRVFSRIPKRVKSFFTEGSLDSLGAAEEARSKRHSTSELGSISYSDVKREGWLHFKQIHTEKGKKVGSAIWPWRRVFSMLRSHSLFLYKDKREAVLKAALGNGAEDEQPISIRGCLVDIAYSETKRKHALRLTTQDFCEYLLQAEDREDMLEWIRVIRENSKTDNEELGFSRQALINKKLNDYRKQSPTGSKPDSSPRVPRMTFLLSKQDNSAPPRSPKHEAKDESSPPKSPWGINIMKKAKKASPKAFGVRLEDCQPATNNKFIPQIVEICCGLVEDMGLEYTGIYRVPGNNAVVSSLQEQLNKGGDINIAEEKWQDLNVVSSLLKSFFRKLPEPLFTDDKYNDFIEANRMENASDRLKTMKKLIRDLPDHYFHTLKFLIGHLKTVADSSEKNKMEPRNLALVFGPTLVRTSEDNMTDMVTHMPDRYKIVETLIQHHAWFFSEEHEKDEKTPVDTEDVQPAPNIDHLLSNIGRTGLLGEASDSTNSDSAKSKGSWGAKRDFTAKDILTLSIMSAVTRKRRKRPNGRLLGSSTDDDSEHEPVKSCISEKDDLQEMGKVASFCAPRAEGEEDDEEEEEEEEDEEEEEECERQKAREQKEEVVPSISSTEEAAPAVLLSEEEEQRSEVKGRSWRGDDARSIVSGYSTLSTLGRSLASEGRGEDADDEHSELVSETDNESGFASRSLTQERPEKPSRNSHASPEPTAPRSFLYAHCKSQPASGSTLAPPPPSLTTSPEDSAARSSTPSTSSYSSTASQRHHNRHSFNSHRLIQCDTLARRRLKADKAKAPSVDLSELSSSSTTEGERLSGANQIPDSSSPPSPKTRSSSKGVNVRKEYTPTSAAGLGNKSCSLSTGQGSLADQVRARLMGSADDLRSVGLRKQLSPETRRKRRAWRRHTVVVSPTDCSDKKAPAPPPKPLASPSPIEKQDVGESHLVCSETEAPTARRAPPTSRFRDFL; encoded by the exons ATGGGGCAAAACCAGCTGGACAACTGGAGCCGCTGGCCCGGCTCCTCGTCTGGTCCCTCGCCACCCCTTGACAACCGGACAGTAGCTTCCAATGCTGTCTGGGCAGCCGAGGGCAGGAGCTGTGAGCCAGGAGGTGTTGGACACAGTAGCCCTGCACACCGAACCGAGGAGATCCAGTATGGAATGACTGACAAGGGACAGCAGGCAACTGGACAAATGAGAGGACGCTCAtattcctcatcctcctcctcaggAGGGATGTTGAGTCCCATGCATCAAGCTCATCTCGCCAACCACAACATAGGGCACATTGGAGGCCGCAAGGAAAGCCCACCTTGGGCCAGCCCTTCTCAGTCAACATCAACACCCCCATCTAGTCGCAACGAACGGACCCAACAAGCCCTTTCCAACTGGTACTACAGCCAGGTACCAGGCCGGGAGCGGGAACGGGAACGGGAGAGATCAAATTCTCGCTCCATGCACCCACGCCACAGGAGTTTCTCACAGGACCGTCTAGGTGAGCTTGGAAGGGCCAGGCGTTCACAGCAAACAGGTTTTCCCCACAGTGCATCACAAGACACATTGCTGCTCCTTCAGCAAAGCTCGGCAGCATACGCTGATCCATACTGGAACCATGGAGACTGGCGAGGTGAGCAGGCATATGGACAGCATCCATCTGCAGTGGCCTATGGGCGCAAGTCCTCTGAAAACCTTCTCGCAAGCCGGTACGGACATTCGGGACGTTCACTAGAAACTCTCGACAGAGCCGTGGGGATACTCTCACCACAACTCGAAAGATCCACTTGGGTCCAGCAGCCTCCAAATCGGACTGAAAGCTATCTGAGACGTGGAGGACATTGTGAGTCACACCACCAAATCCAGcagcaccaccaccaccaccaccaccaacaCACACCTCAGCATCCAAACCTCACGCACGCTGTGCACCAACACTCGTCTCAGACTTCGCAACCACAGCAGGCAGCTCCACAGGCAAGACGTTTGCCTTCTTGCCAGAGTCTAGACGAGGAACCAATTGGCTATCGTAGCTACAGTCCCTCTTTCAACCGGAAGACCGGCCGCATCTTGCAGCAAGCCCAGTCTTTTAGAGACCCCTCTTACGCAGGTCCACACCTCTGGACCCCTACGCCCAAAACCAGTCCTCCAGAGGGCCACCCATCCTCAACCTCTTCTTCCCCAGCTCCGCCAACCACCTCCTCTGCAACTCCCCTTGAAGGACAAGACAGAACCTACCGACCGACTAATCACGACAGAGGGGCAGGGGAAGCAACAGGTGAAGCCCAGACACAGGAAGTGGTTCTGAGGCAGAAACCACCCACTGGCCGAAGGGGTGCGAATGCCCTGCGACATCCACATTATGGCATAGCGCTTGACTCCAGTGACCCTCTGCTCTTTACCTCTGATCCTACGGAGCCCCCTGCCAAAGCGGAGAGTGCTATTTCCCATCGGCGTACAAACGGTAACCTGCCACCCCTATCCATAGAGGATGATTCCCTCGCGTCAATTCCCTTCATAG ATGAGCCGACCAGTCCAAGTGCAGATCTGCGGGCACGTCATGTCCCCGCCTCCTCCGTCGTGTCCAGTGGCGGTATAAACTCCGCCCCTGCTGTGGCCACAAGCCCCGCCTCCCCAACCTTCACCTTTCCCCTCAACCGTCTTTTCTCCCAAGACTGCA CAGGTGATCCCAAGTCTAATCGTCGCTCTTCTTACCTGCTGGCCATCACCACTGAGCGCTCCAAGTCATGTGATGAGGGGCTTAATGCATATAGAGAAGAGGGGCGGGTCTTCTC GAGGATTCCAAAAAGAGTTAAGAGCTTCTTTACTGAAGGG TCTCTGGACAGTCTGGGTGCTGCAGAAGAGGCTCGCTCTAAACGACACTCTACCTCGGAGCTGGGCAGCATCAGCTACAGTGACGTGAAGAGAGAAGGTTGGCTCCACTTTAAACAGATCCACACGGAGAAGGGCAAG AAGGTGGGTAGTGCCATCTGGCCTTGGAGGCGGGTGTTCTCCATGCTTCGGTCCCATTCTCTGTTCCTCTACAAAGACAAGCGAGAGGCAGTGTTGAAGGCGGCGCTAGGAAACGGGGCTGAAGACgagcagccaatcagcatcCGGGGCTGCCTTGTGGACATTGCGTACAGCGAAACGAAGCGGAAACACGCTCTGAGGTTGACCACACAGGACTTCTGTGAATACCTGCTACAGGCGGAGGACAGAGAGGACATGCTGGAGTGGATCAGGGTCATCAGAGAAAATAGCAAGACCGACAACGAG GAATTGGGATTCTCACGGCAAGCTCTCATCAATAAAAAACTTAATGACTACAGGAAGCAAAG TCCAACGGGTAGTAAACCAGACTCCTCACCCAGAGTGCCTCGAATGACATTTCTGCTCAGTAAGCAAGACAACAGCGCACCTCCACGCTCCCCAAAACACGAGGCCAAAGACGAAAGCAGCCCCCCTAAATCTCCATGGGGCATAAATATAATGAAGAAGGCTAAAAAAGCAAGTCCTAAAGCGTTTGGTGTGCGTCTAGAGGACTGCCAGCCTGCTACAAACAACAAG TTCATTCCCCAGattgtggagatctgctgcggGTTGGTGGAGGACATGGGTCTGGAGTATACAGGGATCTACAGAGTGCCAGGAAACAATGCGGTAGTGTCCAGTCTGCAGGAGCAGCTCAACAAAGGAGGAGACATCAACATCGCTGAGGAG AAATGGCAAGACCTGAATGTGGTCAGTAGCCTGCTAAAGTCTTTCTTCCGTAAACTCCCAGAACCCCTCTTCACAGATG ACAAATACAATGACTTTATTGAGGCCAATCGGATGGAGAATGCCAGCGATAGGCTGAAGACAATGAAGAAACTG ATACGTGATTTGCCAGATCATTACTTCCACACTCTAAAATTTCTAATTGGACACCTAAAAACTGTGGCAGACAGCTCTGAAAAGaacaaa ATGGAGCCGCGTAATTTGGCGCTGGTGTTTGGCCCCACTCTTGTCCGGACCTCAGAGGATAACATGACAGACATGGTCACCCACATGCCTGACCGATACAAGATAGTGGAGACACTCATTCAGCAT CATGCCTGGTTTTTCAGTGAAGAACACGAAAAAGATGAAAAG ACACCAGTGGACACAGAAGATGTTCAGCCTGCCCCAAACATAGATCACCTCCTCTCTAATATTGGCCGGACGGGCCTGCTTGGGGAGGCATCAG ACTCAACCAACAGTGATTCAGCAAAATCTAAG GGGTCGTGGGGAGCCAAACGTGACTTTACTGCCAAGGATATCCTGACGTTATCGATTATGTCGGCTGTGACACGCAAACGGCGGAAGCGGCCTAATGGCCGTCTCCTCGGAAGCAGCACAGACGATGACTCCGAGCATGAACCCGTTAAATCCTGCATCTCCGAAAAAGACGACCTGCAAGAGATGGGGAAGGTCGCATCCTTCTGCGCCCCCAGAGCAGAGGgagaagaagatgatgaagaagaagaagaggaggaggaagacgaggaagaggaggaggagtgtGAGAGACAGAAGGCACGGGAGCAGAAGGAAGAAGTAGTTCCCAGCATTTCCTCCACAGAGGAAGCGGCCCCGGCGGTGCTGCTGAGCGAGGAGGAAGAGCAAAGGTCTGAAGTGAAAGGTCGCAGCTGGCGAGGAGATGATGCACGGTCTATTGTGTCAGGCTACTCGACTCTCTCCACTCTGGGGCGGAGCTTAGCATCAGAGGGGCGGGGTGAAGATGCAGACGACGAGCATAGCGAACTGGTGAGTGAAACCGATAACGAAAGCGGATTCGCTTCACGCTCCCTCACCCAGGAGAGGCCGGAGAAACCAAGCCGGAACTCGCACGCCTCACCCGAACCGACCGCCCCGCGCAGTTTCCTCTACGCGCACTGCAAATCGCAGCCAGCCTCAGGCTCCACCCTCGCTCCGCCTCCTCCTTCCCTCACAACCAGTCCCGAAGACAGCGCAGCCCGTTCATCTACTCCCTCCACCTCCTCTTACTCATCTACCGCCTCCCAGCGCCACCACAACCGCCACTCTTTTAACTCCCATCGCCTCATTCAGTGCGACACCCTTGCGCGGCGCCGGCTCAAAGCTGACAAAGCCAAAGCGCCCTCTGTGGACCTTTCCGAACTGTCCAGCTCCTCCACTACAGAGGGAGAACGGCTGTCGGGTGCGAATCAAATCCCTGATTCCTCTTCGCCCCCTTCCCCCAAAACCAGATCCTCTTCTAAAGGGGTTAACGTGCGCAAAGAGTACACGCCAACATCCGCAGCCGGTCTAGGAAATAAAAGCTGCTCGTTGTCCACCGGGCAGGGTTCCCTGGCGGATCAGGTCCGGGCTCGTCTAATGGGCTCAGCGGATGATCTCCGCAGTGTGGGCCTGAGGAAGCAGCTCTCCCCGGAGACGCGTCGAAAGAGACGGGCTTGGAGGAGGCACACCGTGGTGGTCTCCCCTACGGACTGTTCAGACAAAAAAGCTCCGGCGCCGCCCCCCAAACCGCTAGCTTCACCTTCCCCTATTGAAAAGCAGGACGTTGGAGAGTCCCACCTAGTGTGCTCAGAGACTGAAGCCCCTACTGCACGTCGGGCCCCGCCTACCTCGCGCTTTCGTGATTTCTTGTAG